The nucleotide window CTAATCAAATGAGCCACACACgttttggcagaggcatcttttgttgaattacacttacaattctttaataataataataatgatgtgtCGTAGCATCTGTAATTCTCGAATAATACTAATTATGTGTCGTGGCAtctgtgacgtcacttccgcttaTGCCGCGGCACCAGCGACTTCACTTCCGCGTATGCCGCGGCATCAGTGGCTGCCGTAGTCTTTCCTCGTTGTTTTTCTCGTCTCCTCGATGAGATTTCTGCTGAGAAGCACGAAGAATCGAAGATGTAGCATGATGAAGAAACTAGGACGTTGTGATTGCGAATAAATAAAGATTTGCGACTTCGTCGTCAATTTCCGGTATCTCCAGCTGTCACCGGAACCGGAAGTGCAGCGACAACCCTCCGCTGCCACAAAATGCGCTAGCACTTTCCGAGTTTATTTGCCTCAAACATGTCAAGTACCGTCGAAACGACACTGCCTTCAGAATGGGACGACGACGAACGAATGAATTTCTTATTCTCCGACTTCAAAGAGAACCGCGACGTGAACACGATGGACTGGGACAGTAAAATGGACTTCTGGACGGCTCTGGTCGTCCGAAGCTGCAGGGATAGCCGCACCGTGTGTGTCAATCTGCAGGACCTCAACAAGACCTTCaggaggaaagaaaaaacaccTCTGGGCTTGACGACTGTCATCCAGTCCATGTCTAGGTAAACACTGCACGATGACTGTACGCTCCGGTTTCATGCTTCGCGATGTGAGGTGGTCTGCTACGTTTCACAACTTATTGTTTGTacttttgcatgttctctccatgCTAATTTCATCCGATATCCCCAAATTCCTCCCACCTAATAAACATGGTGTAAGTCTTACTGTATATCTGTGATGATTTCAACTTAACCTGAACATATTAGTCTGTCTGTCGGTTGAGCCACAGCGCTAGTAAACAACAGCGGCCAACTGTGGAACTTTTTGACAACAGGATGTTTTGAGTGTCCTGGAAAACATTTTCTGTCCGTTGGTTCTGGCTCCAATAAAATCGACATTCTCCTGTATTTATTTCCCTTTCACCTCGTCCAGATGTGGCAAGCTTCAGAGGGAGTCAGAGTTTGCCGCCAATGTTGATTGCGGCTGGCTGTCTTGGGGTGTCGGCCTCCTGCTGGTGAAGCCTCTCAAATGGACTTTCTCATCTCTACTAGGAGGAAGCCGAGTACCTTTGGAGGAGTCTTTTGTTGTCATTGAACTAGTGAAGGTGTGTTGCTCAGCTTCCGTTTATGTGCACTGGCAGCCAGATGACGTAGGGGCGAACCTCCAAAGGTCACACATTAATCattgaaaaatgttatattaatggagcattaagccttcatattttatttcaatgctgttcaaacatgaaacctgtttgttaaatacagacaTTTAAgaaatagtaaaataataaatttttatacaaatcttacagtgtacaagtttgctgattagtattttctaaatttgagttaaaaaaaacccacaataaTCGACTTACAGATTCATAttaggattaatcggtatcaaatcgaatcgtgacctatgaatcgggaTACGGATAGAATTGCCAGATAtgtggcaattcacacccctataaatGATTAACTCCATAATTGTGTTTTGCAgttattgttatgttttgtATGTTTGCAGAGCCGGTCATACTCAATAAGGTACCTTGAGTGAGATTTGATTATGTGCAATTAGTTGCAATTTTTATACTCTTACAAAAGAGATAAAATAACATTCTTTTTGCCATTGTCTGTCCACAAAATCAATATCCTGTGTTTGATTACATAATGTTCAACTTGGAGATTCAGCTATATTTACCCTACGCATTATAGTAAAATcaactttttaaaacttttatttttatttttaactgtagCAGAGCTCCTGTAGAATTTTGCGTGCCAATTGATTAACCCCAGACAAACGGATGAAGACGGTATCATTTGATCATTTTCTCCATTTAGATTGTTTTGTGGTAACTTGActctttattgtttttttgttttttttccaggagaAAGCAGCTGAAGTTCTCAGGATTTACCAAAACAGCGAATTTGCGAGTCGCTCTGTCATGTCATTTCAAGAGTTGTATACACTCTCCTCCAGCGTGTGTGCTGATGAAAGTACTCTGTGCATGGCTCTTCTGCAGCTGCAGAGGGAGAAACAAGTGGCGGTCTCCTTGCACGAGGGGGAGAAGGTAAACTACATAACGCATCTctccataaacctcctcttttTCACAACTttagctgtcttttttttttttttttcttttaacagatTGTTAAATTTTGCCAGCCGGGGCAGGGTCGCGTCTCCATTGTCAGTGACGTTGATATCGGAATCTACCAGTTACAGCGTAGTGAGAAACTGCTGGAGGAGCGTCTGGAGAAACTGAGCCTGGAGGCTGAAAAGTACATCGACTCATAATCATAACTCATAACAGTCACAGTGGCTTGAGCAACACATTCCGGTCCAAGAGATCCATGATCCATTTGTCACAATTCAAAACCGTTTGTCGAGGCAGGGATCGGCCTTAGTGTTTCAATAAAAGGTTTCTGACATCCTTTTGTCAAAATAATATAACCCAGGCCAGTCTAATTTAATCATTGAGCACTTTTAAAGGGATAGTGTGTATTTTTAGCGCCATATAGAGGTAAACTAATAATTCatctatgtaaaaaataaataaataaataaacgattaatttcaataatatgcaaaaaacatatgttctatcacatcaatgtgcatttaaaaaaatatattttaataaatcTAGCAATTGCTAATTATACTAGACttagtgcaatttctgaagaaattgcgtgggaatgctgaaagctgaatgctgagATTTGAATGCCTGTggaatgacaataataataataataataataataattcaaaatgtCCCCTTTAAGTCTGTAATATGGCATGTGtatttcattgttgttttcccaAACATTCTTGCATCGAGCCACACATTTTACTTGAGAACAGTTTCATAGCACAGTGCCAAACAAATGTCCCAAAAGTAAATATACTGCAAataattgatgatttttttatttatttttgtcacaaTTCACCCTCCCAATGTATTATTGTGTGAATGGCAACAAGTAGATACACAGTTGATTAAATGTTCTGTCATTTAATTAAGGAGCATTTAATGTACTGCCTGTTATTATACGTCGCTGGCATGCAGATAAGCAGCGATAGATTATtgtagtaaataataataattattgggCCAAATATGTGAAATTTTCCGTGACCCAACTTGCTGATTTCTTCCTCTACTGCTCGTAATCAGTGTTTTCTGGGGATTGCTAAAATGTGCTGTGATGTCTTAACCAGTAATGTGTAGTCCACATTTCGTTGTTTGACTTTCTGCTTGGTCACAGCCACCCACAGAGCAGTCAACACGCAATTGATGAGCTCGTTTTCTTCTAAAGCTGCTTTGTTTTTGGTCGTGCTCAGGTGCAAAGACGAGGCAAGAGTTCTACTTcggcaagggaaaaaaatgcaggtgAGGACGCTCCAAAACACGATTGaaagtcaacaacaacaaacaaatcaaattcATTCAATTTGTGGTCCCTTCAATAGGCGCTGAGGTGTCTGAGAGGCCGCAAAAGGGTGGAAAAGAGAGCAGACAACTTGTTTGGACAGCTCGAGTCCATCCGAGGCATCCTGGATCGCATCGCACAATCACAGACCGATAAGACGGTAGCGgcgttcaaaacaaaatgaacgtTCACGCCGATGAGCTGAAATTGTGTCTCGTGCAGGTTCTCCAAGCGTACCAGGCGGGAATGGCCAGCCTCAGACTCTCCCTCAAGGACGTGACGGTCGAAGGCGCTGAAAGCCTTCTTGATCAAATCCAGGAGGCGAGTTGATTTGAAAAGTCTCATTTTGCATACTTTTGATTGACTTGAGCTTCTAAACGAAGCCTCTGTCGTTGAAGCAGTTATGTGACAAGCAAGATGAGGTCAACCAGGCCATATCTGGAGCAGTGACCAGCACAGGTACGTCAAAGTTGGTCTTCTTTTAACGGAAGCGGATTGACTGGATTGCGATTTCTCAAATTGCAGCCACGGCTGGTTTTATACTAATATAGAGAGGATCAGGTGAAGGAGCTGCAATATTTGCAAGGGGTCTCAggatccttaactcatttgctcccaataacatgtaaatagattttttttcaatgttctaagtctcccaaagacgtatttatacgtttttttgtttttgtttttatgctagagcatacagaaggctttgatgcagcctctcaactgcaaagaacggttgcagaaatggtagttattacacaaacggccagcaggtggcagcagagcaaaggagatcaaccagggccatctagaaaaacagcccaattactcacaagtttaaatagatttgtgaaaactgatgaaacttagctctcttctaatgctaattgctgcaaaacggaaacagatagaaacatactttctttcctgatgaaagaagagactttaatctttcttttgataggttccatgcttttatagccataaaacacaatattctgtgggccttgcaaaatcagtccaaatccagtcaaacagcgaacgggattgcgaaatgtgaaaatggattGGATTGACTGGAAAAACTCTGTAAACGGCACAATTGAAGCATGCCACTATTACAATAGAGGCCAGAATTTGAGGATCAAAGATATAATTGTATTGCTATTATTTGTAGATGGTGATGAGCTGGAGGCAGAACTGAAATCGCTATTGGATGAATCCGCCACAAGTCCCGAGGTTCCAAGTCAGCTCCTGCCGAGCATCCCGGGTGACGACCTGCTGGATTCACTTCCCGCCGTCCCTCACAATGACCTGAATATTAACACCAAGCAGCTGGAAGAAGAGCTCAAGCAGATGACACTCTAAAAGTTCAGGTGGGCACCattttccatcatttttttAGAACAATAGAAGAATACTAGTAAccaaaaaatcttaaaatgacACAAGGTGTTTTCCTCCCCGTAAAGGACTCATGCACTACAAGGAAAGACGATTTTTGCATTGTGAAGGCAAACTAAAGtgatctggattttttttttttttacgatgtcAAGCTTTGAACTGTTAGCTCGAAACAGAAGAGTAAAAACTAACATTGTAAGTAAGTAAAGACAGGTTAAAGGCACTTTACTTAATTCAGTCCAAATTCTAAATGCCTTTAGTGTGGATGCATGCCAAAGAAGAAAATCAGAAACTTGACGCTTTTCTCCAATCTGGATGTGGTCAAAATTTGAACGCGTGTTTCTGAAATACTCGATTCTCGTTGGTACGCCGCCGCTGGGAATGCTTTTAATTTCGgatgactttgacactaaagtGGTTTGTCTTTTGAGTGTTTGTATAGTCGTAGTAGTAAAGGTTATGTATTGGTTTTCCTGTCGTGTTGTTTGCCAAATGATGCATATCAAAACCACACGCACGTCTTGCTTAAGTTTACTTGTCACGACCGAGAAGTGAATTttactcaatattttttttttctgcaaataaaatgtattttaatgttttttgtcaACTTTATGACACCGTCtctcaacatttttgtttgtcctTAGTGGAGTCTGTACATTGTGAATTTTCAGGGTTGACATGTCTGTAGTTTTGACCACCAGGGGTCACTGGTGCTCACTGCAAGGACGGAACCAATTGGACTACTTTGAGCTTCtattttcaaaatgatttgcagTGTCAAATACTGTTTCTACTATATTATTAATCTTGACTAAACAAAATTTAGATCATACATGTACATAGGAACGTGCATGTCAACATCTTACAAAACCAAGTAGGCAACCAAAAAAAGCTTTATTGTGTGGATTGATATTATTATTCAAGGACAAGTGTTATGTGAAAAGCAGGATATAAAGTGACAATAATTTCCATCTGAGGTGGTGTTGTATTCTCTAATAaacactaaattaaaaaaaaaaaaaaggaattactTACAAAAATGTACAGCCTTTATAAAGTATAATTATAATCACAAAATCCTATTACAGCAGTGTTTTTCCAAATGCCTTTTTATCACAAATAACACAGATTTTGATGTTTCCGTCCTTATTCTTCTTCCCAAAAAACGTGACTAGAGCTCACATTGAAGCATAAATACACCTTGATTATGCAACCTGCAGTAATAAATTCATACCGACATTGCAAGAGCGTGAAAGACATTCAGATTATTAGCCGAATGGTTGCCATTGTCCTTTGCTGCTGTAAGTCGTCTCGTTATATCGTTTGTCGCGACGTCCGGAGACAACCGCTCGCCATAACTACACTACGTCACGTGGGTGCGCGT belongs to Festucalex cinctus isolate MCC-2025b chromosome 5, RoL_Fcin_1.0, whole genome shotgun sequence and includes:
- the chmp7 gene encoding charged multivesicular body protein 7, whose protein sequence is MSSTVETTLPSEWDDDERMNFLFSDFKENRDVNTMDWDSKMDFWTALVVRSCRDSRTVCVNLQDLNKTFRRKEKTPLGLTTVIQSMSRCGKLQRESEFAANVDCGWLSWGVGLLLVKPLKWTFSSLLGGSRVPLEESFVVIELVKEKAAEVLRIYQNSEFASRSVMSFQELYTLSSSVCADESTLCMALLQLQREKQVAVSLHEGEKIVKFCQPGQGRVSIVSDVDIGIYQLQRSEKLLEERLEKLSLEAEKCKDEARVLLRQGKKMQALRCLRGRKRVEKRADNLFGQLESIRGILDRIAQSQTDKTVLQAYQAGMASLRLSLKDVTVEGAESLLDQIQELCDKQDEVNQAISGAVTSTDGDELEAELKSLLDESATSPEVPSQLLPSIPGDDLLDSLPAVPHNDLNINTKQLEEELKQMTL